GAATCTGGAGAGAAAATTATTATTGCTTATGCAATGCATACCCCTTTTTTATATGCGATAAGACAAGCAAAGAAAACAAATCCTGAAATTAAGATATGTTTAATAGTACCAGACCTCCCTCAATTTATGAAGTTAGGTACTAATCCTGGCGTATTATATCGGATTTTTAAGCCTTTAGATATTAAGTTAATTAATAAATTGATAAAATACATTGATTATTATGTTTTTCTAACAAAACACATGGCGGAGTATTTTCATATATCTGCAGAGAAGTATGTTGTAGTTGAAGGTATGGTTGATAGCAATGAGATAATCAGGGACTATGAATCTATTTCTCATAGTGAAGAAAAGGAAAAAACAATTTTATATACAGGAACATTGAATTTTAAATATGGTATTCAAAAGTTATTGGATGCTTTTAAGCTTATAGATCGTCCCAATTATAAGTTGCTGATTTGTGGAGCAGGAGAAGCTAAGGGTAGAATAGTTGAGTTATCAAAAAGTGATTCTAGAGTTGAATATCTAGGTTTATTGAATAGACAAGAGGTTGTTAGTTTACAGAGAAAGGCTACTGTTTTGATTAACCCAAGGGGATATGAAGATGAATATACCAAATACTCATTTCCATCAAAGATAATGGAATATCTCAAGTCGGGAAGACCAACTATAGCATACAAACTACCTGGAATACCAGAAGAATATGACAAATTCATATATTTTATTAATGATATGACGGCTGAAAGTATGGCTTCAAAAATACTTCAAGTTTGCGAAGAAGATTCTGATATATTAGATGAGTTTGGAAGAACCGCGAAAGAATTTGTATTAACTAAAAAAAACAACATTAAACAATGTGAGAAGATAATTAATTTGTTAACCAAATAAGAATAATAGATACATTTTAAGATTAGGAGAATACCAATGATATTTGTGATCATTTTAAGTGCTTCTTTGATATTACAATTCATATCAAAGATTATTAAAAACAATAAAATGAGTAATATTTTCGATTATTTATCAATATCTTCGATGTTTTTCTTGAGTGGTCTTAGATATGATGTTGGGAGAGATTTCTGGGGATATTATAACAATATGGCGTCTCAAGGCTATAATGTTGAAGTTGGGGCAAGATATTTAATAAACGTAGTACAATATTTAAAGCTAGATATGCAAGCTTTTATATTTGCACTTTCTTTTTTTACCGGACTATTTTTATATCTTACAATTAAATACTATGATCAGAACAAAAAAACAAGATATATAAGTATTATTTTAATATTCTCCCTATTGTTTTTTAATTCGCTTAATATTTCAAGACAAATTTTAGCAGCAAGTGTTTTTGCGTACTCTACTAGATTTATTGTCGAGAAAAAAATCATTAGATTTATATTATATGTTTTACTAGCAGCTTCATTTCATATGACAGCTGTGTTTTTACTCGCGATATATCCAATTAGCATGCTTTTTATAAAGCTGAAGAATAAAAGAACACTTTTTAACCTAACACTATTGATTTCTATAATTAATATGTTTGTTCCTTTTATCTCTAATTGGATTAAGTGGATAACATTATACATTACGAGTAGCATAGGGAAATATAATAGTTATTTTGATAGAATTATTGGTGATGATAATTATTTTTCTACTTTCAATTTGATTATGGCAATTTTATTATTGGTTCTCATTAATTTAAACAATTTCAAAAAAAACACAGTTCTTGATAAAGATAAATATAATATTGGTATGTTCATTCAGTTTATGGCGGTTTTGTTTATTTTGTTTAATTCGATTCTTAATTTTTCTACTCTTACTATGAGATTTTATTATTATTTTACTATATTCGTTATATTAACAATAGGAAGTTATAAAAACTTATTCTATACGACGGATAGATATATTAATACAATATATAAATTAACGATAGGGGCTTTTGCTCTAATAAGTACAACAAATTCTATATTAGGTGCAATTTATAATTCAATGCTAAATCTTTATCCATTTAATATTAGGATATTTGATATTATTTTTGCTTTAAAGTAAAGTATTAGTTACTGTGTAATTGGGGAGGGTGTGAATCGGTGAAACACATTTTAAAAAGAAATATTTTTAAATATTTAAGAAAGGCAAAATATGATATTAGTAGAATAAAAAAGAACAAAATTAGGAAGATATATAATCCACACAAACTGACGTTACATACGATATCTATAAAAAATAGACATGTTTTTGCTGGTTATTATGATAAAGATCCTTATTCAAATGAGGATAAAAAAATACTTTTTGTAACATGTGATAGAAATTTGGAGAATAGTAAAATCGGATATTATGATCTGGATAAGCATAAAACAGTAATACTTTCTGAAGTTTATGTTAATAGTTGGCAAATGGGGCCTAGACTACTTTGGTTTAAGCAAGGCCAAATTTTCTTTAATAATTTTAACAATGGTATTTTCAACTCAAAAGTTATTGATGTACATGGTAATGTGATGAGGGATTTTAGTTTTCCGTTGTATGAAATTTCAAACAATAAAAAATATGGGATAGGTCTA
Above is a window of Sedimentibacter sp. MB35-C1 DNA encoding:
- a CDS encoding glycosyltransferase, which codes for MDILFLGGVFDNDSYIKKSKKSVQNAANLLQWNIVNGIESGLEKPVNILNSVFVGSFPEQYSEIFIKSYNWNHVKGALDRNVGFINIAGIKHITRACNLSKEIKKWASQESGEKIIIAYAMHTPFLYAIRQAKKTNPEIKICLIVPDLPQFMKLGTNPGVLYRIFKPLDIKLINKLIKYIDYYVFLTKHMAEYFHISAEKYVVVEGMVDSNEIIRDYESISHSEEKEKTILYTGTLNFKYGIQKLLDAFKLIDRPNYKLLICGAGEAKGRIVELSKSDSRVEYLGLLNRQEVVSLQRKATVLINPRGYEDEYTKYSFPSKIMEYLKSGRPTIAYKLPGIPEEYDKFIYFINDMTAESMASKILQVCEEDSDILDEFGRTAKEFVLTKKNNIKQCEKIINLLTK
- a CDS encoding EpsG family protein, which produces MIFVIILSASLILQFISKIIKNNKMSNIFDYLSISSMFFLSGLRYDVGRDFWGYYNNMASQGYNVEVGARYLINVVQYLKLDMQAFIFALSFFTGLFLYLTIKYYDQNKKTRYISIILIFSLLFFNSLNISRQILAASVFAYSTRFIVEKKIIRFILYVLLAASFHMTAVFLLAIYPISMLFIKLKNKRTLFNLTLLISIINMFVPFISNWIKWITLYITSSIGKYNSYFDRIIGDDNYFSTFNLIMAILLLVLINLNNFKKNTVLDKDKYNIGMFIQFMAVLFILFNSILNFSTLTMRFYYYFTIFVILTIGSYKNLFYTTDRYINTIYKLTIGAFALISTTNSILGAIYNSMLNLYPFNIRIFDIIFALK